One Ardenticatenales bacterium DNA segment encodes these proteins:
- a CDS encoding LysM peptidoglycan-binding domain-containing protein → MDSSHDGKGRDVLKFAVLAVIMVGAILVVSWVRPLVFGRIVPAIVGDFLTPMPATNVELPAPPAEEPPIVPTEELPDAPGANTPTLEAETVEQDAGIPTPTPLIHIIQRGENLITIAAQYNVTVDAILQLNGLANPNQIVAGDPLLIPEP, encoded by the coding sequence ATGGACAGCAGTCATGACGGTAAGGGTAGGGATGTCCTCAAGTTTGCGGTGTTGGCCGTGATCATGGTGGGGGCTATTTTGGTGGTTTCGTGGGTGCGACCGCTGGTTTTTGGGCGGATTGTGCCGGCAATTGTCGGAGATTTTCTCACGCCCATGCCCGCTACAAATGTAGAACTGCCGGCTCCCCCGGCGGAAGAACCGCCTATCGTGCCCACGGAGGAACTACCCGACGCGCCGGGAGCCAATACCCCCACCCTGGAGGCAGAGACTGTGGAGCAAGATGCCGGCATTCCCACCCCCACCCCACTTATTCACATCATCCAACGCGGCGAAAACCTGATCACCATCGCCGCCCAATACAACGTCACCGTGGACGCCATTCTGCAACTAAACGGCCTCGCCAACCCCAACCAGATCGTCGCCGGCGACCCCCTCC